The Arachis ipaensis cultivar K30076 chromosome B07, Araip1.1, whole genome shotgun sequence genomic interval GTATTGTTGGCTTGTTGCTGATGTGAATAGAAATTGTGTAGGTTTGTGTTCAATAATCAATACTTAGTTGTTGGCTGTAGGTAATTTGTGTAAGTTTGGGTTCAACAATTAGAAATTTATGTAAGTAGTGTCTAAAACTAGTTTCTTCTTGTTGTTTCCTTTGGTGGTGGAACATCATGTTTGTCAGTTAGGTGCGGTTTGATTTCCTTTAGTCATAAATATTAATGTTTGAACTTGTTTATGCATGTTGTCTCTTTTGTTTCGGTTTTCTCTGCTTTGCTTACTTCAAACTTGAAACCTTTCGGACTTGGGTTGGTTTCCTTGAAACTGAACTATTCACAACATTTCACACTGTTTTTCAGCAGCTTGATTTTAACTTTATATTGCTTTTATTTCACTTTATTTGCGCTATGCTAGTACGCTCaagttttttcttttgattttccccCCTCTGTTTTAATTATGGTTTTTAACTTAATTATGATTCTTTGATTTCCAAGTTTTCTTCAATTCTTTTATAGATTACAGTTACATAAGTTCCTTTCTTCGTTTATTTtgtggtttatttatttatttgcaaatGGTGATACTTTGAAGTGCACTTGAACAACGCTTTTATGCCTTTTTTATGTCAAGTTAGGAATACTGAAACATTGTGTTGGTACTGTTTGGTAGGTGGTTTTTGAGATGGATCTTCCCCAATTTAGAACTGAGTTCTTGCCTAGAAATTTGAACCCATCTTCTTCACCTTACCTCCAATTTCCACCCCTTGGACCATTCTCAAACCCTTTTCGGAATTCTCCAAACCTGAAATTCCGGACACAGAAATGCTTTCCGGTTGTTTCATTCTCCGAAGGCCATAAACAGATTGCCAAGTTCCCCTTTTCTGGCCAGAATCCACTAGATTCTACTCAACATAATGCCTGCACAAGAGATGTTCGGTCTTATGCAGGTCGGAGCAAGAAGAAAGGTGGTGGCTCTTCCGGTGGCCGGATTGAAGGCGGTGCTGAGTTACGAAGACGGATAAGGCGCAGTGCCAGGGCAAAAAACAAGAAACGTGCCGAATCTCTATTCTACCGACTGAAAAACCCAAGAGGGGGTAATTATGCTGATAATGTCTCTGAGGAGTTGCTCCAACAAATTGGTCAAGGGTATGATCGAATGGTCCGGTTCATGGAGAAGGATGATCCAAATATACGTCACCCTTATGATTGGTATAAATATGGTCAATATGGACCCTACTCTTGGCGTGGAGTTGTTGTTGGTGAACCGATTATTGGCCGGTTTACAGATGAACGCGTGACATTAATGACTGAAGTGAGGGACCATGAGGAGTGGGAGGAAATTGAGAAAGCTGAAATGGCTGCCGATTTTGGGAAAAAAGTTAAGCAGCTTGATCAGAGTAAATTAAGATATTTTTGGGTATTCATAAGGCACCCAAAGTGGAGACTTTCGGAGCTTCCTTGGCAGCAGTGGACATTGGTTTGCGAAGTAGTACTTGAAGCTGGTAAGCAGAGATTAGATAAGTGGAATTTGATGGGAAGACTTGGAAGCAAGGCGAGGTCATTGATAGGGCAATGTGCAGCTTGGATGCGACCGGATATTATATATGTGAAGAAGCCAGTTTTCCAGTGTAGGTTTGAGCCACAGGATAACTTTTTCAAGCCACTAATTCCACTTCTTGATCCTAAAACAGAACAGGATTTTCTTTTTGAATTGGAAAACGATGATGGAACTGTTGACACATGTACTTATTTTGGTGGATTGTGTAAGATTGTGAAAATAAGTCAAAAGGCATTTGTTGATGATGTGGTGAATGCGTATCAGAAATTGAGTGACGAGAAGAAGTCTAAGTGTTTGGAGTTTTTGTTGGGCAATCATCCAGTGGAATTGTTGCATCCGTATACTAAGGAGTGGAAGGCCAAGTTAGAAGAGGAGGAGCTGGGATGTGATGCGCCCGAAGATGATGATGACAACCATGCTTTTGCTGGTGATCCCAATGAAACTGAGGTTCTTGATTGGATTGAGGATGAagatagtgatgatgatgatgaagaagaagatgaagaggaagaagaggaggaagaagatgaggaggatgatgaatatgatgatgaaTTTATGGACATGGAAAAAAGTGAAGACGGTAAATTTCACGCCATGGAAGATGATACGCTCATCGATGAAGACGAAAATGAGGAGGATTGGGATGAGGAGTTTGAAAAGGCAACAAAAAGTGCAGACGCGATGGAAAATCTGGCGAAGAAGAGTGTTGAGTTCACTACAAATTTATATAAGAAGCAATTGAAAATGATGGAAGGACAGGAAGAATCAGAGCAATCAGCAGATGGAGACGAAACCTTCTTGAGAGGGAAGCGAGCTAAGGTTAAACCGGAAGAGTGGAAGTACATTGGGGTTGGTCCATTTAGAAAAAGGATCAAGAAGAGCAAACTTCCGCCGGAGATGTTTCTGCAAGCAGCCATTAGGCCATTCACTTACCGGAATCTTGTTAAAGAGATTGTCTTAACTAGGCATGCAATTTTGGATGGTGAGATTGGTAGGAAAGATTAAAGGCAAGTTCCTTTTTTTAATTGAGGCTACAGTTGTGTAGATTGTAGAATATGTTGTCAAGAAAAGTTAAGGATAAAATTAGCTTACGGTTTAAGATGGTCTAGGACATCAATTTTGGATTATAAACTATTTATCTAATAATTATTTGAAATCAGAAGATAGTTCTATCTGTCATCACGTGGACTGCTTGATCAGAAGATAATTTCAACTGTTCTATTTAAAGATAATATAGCATGTATTGCTCAATTTAAGGgtagatacatcaaaggtgatataatacagcatatttctcccaaattctttttcactcatgatcttcaaaatcaaaaaacaattgatgtccaacagatccactTAAGCAATAATTTGggagatttatttacaaagtcacttccaaaatcctcctttaaaaAATTAGTACATCAGATTAGGATGCGCCGATTTTGAGACACTAAATGATGTTGACAacagggggagactgtactcttttttccttggtcaagtTTTTTCCCTTTGGATTTTTCttaacaaggtttttaatgaggcagtttccggatattgtactcttttttcttcactaaagttttttcgcattgggtttttctttagtaaggttttaatgaagCATAATCATAAATAGTCATCAAAAGAGGTGTGTTGTGATAAGAACAAATGAGGAGGATGCCCATTAATAATATAGGTAGCTGTGATTTTCAAAGGAGAGACTTAAGATTATTAAAAAGACCAACTTTTAATAGGAAAAAAtttggtaacaaaaaattttTAGCCATAATTAGCCAaaatttttcataatttatttcatttatataacttaataatattttaattttttatctcacTCTTCTATCAATCCACTTATCATATTTTTATCAGTCCCActtattaatgatattaattataatatcatatCCCTAATTATTAGACATTCTTGTAATCACTATTTAATATTTCCTTTTATAATTTGAATGTTATATTTAAGAATACAATAAAGACTAATAACAATTAAAAACAGTAATAATAATattcattaaataattttaattgtaattgatttttattttctttaattcatttattATCATTGCAAGCATTGGCAAATATGAAAGCTTGGTTTAATAGATTTTTCATTgttaatttgaataaaaaaagttatttattcCCCAAGCCAAAAATCACCATTCTATTTCAATTACAAGCACAATTAGGATATGCTAAGAAAATTTACAAGAAAGAGTTGAAGAATAATTTGAACCAAAGACAAACTCACCCGATGAGATTGTTATCAGTCAACTAATTTTTGAGAATATGAAAAACCATATTAGTTTTGATGAGGTATGGTAATAagctaatttaatttttttgtttttgtttttatgtgcatttataattttattatactAACTAACTTTATACACATAACATTCATAAgttcatatatataatatataggaaaaactaccaaaagtacccataaaGTTTACGAACgatgacaaaagtacccataaactaagaaaattaacgccgtacccataaaagatgagttccgtatgacaaaagtattcaaatcttaattttttgttgattttttaataaaatttctaaaCTACCCTATATTCAACCTTAACTCACTTTTTCACcctttcataactcaatttgcaCCAACATTTGCCATGGAATCCAAAACTACTCCTACAACAAATCAGACCGAAATCAatagtagtggtggtggtggtagaggaTCAGACCTCAATCGATTCACTCATAAGTTTATAATCCATACCCAAATCAAATTAATCAAACACCAAAAAatactcaaaacataaaaattttcaaatccattcatccaatttcaattcactttagcaaaactagaaatagaaaaagccatcaaccataaaaaatcaacaaatccattaatccaatttgaaatttatttcagcaaaaatcagaagtagaagtagccatcaactggatcttctgtaaatcaatctcagccttcataaaaaatagaagcagattaaaaaaaaatagtatcattttagtagtaactaaatcaatttttgaaaagaagaaaaataaaataaaaatattttttaaaaaagaaataccTTTTTCTTCGCCGGCCGACTATAACATCGTCAATGGCAGAACCTCCATCCACATTGCCGCCTTCCTTTCTTCTCTGATTTCTCTTTACCGAACCCGCTTTCTGCATGCAAGAGTACCACGACCCATCTCTCTTCTCAGGTGTGCGACGACGGTGTTCTCCTCGGCTGGGTCAGACGCGCCACAACGACGTTCTCCTCGGCTGCAACAGGCGCGCCACGGCAGCATTTTCCTCAGGTTGGGTCACAGGTGTGCGATGAAGGTATTGTAGTCACCTTAATAGTGAGAGGGGAAGAGATTGGCGGTAATGGAGTAGGTGGGTAGCGGACGGCAATGAGGAGGTAGGAGGAGAGTTTCTATGACTTTGTGAGGGTTTTTGAGAGATAAAtaaggagagaggaagaagaaaagagagggaGTGACGGTAGAATGGGGTTAGGGTGGgatagtttaggaattttattaaaaaatcaacaaaaaattagaatttggatacttttgtcatacggaacctatctttcatgggtacaacgttaatttctttagtttatgggtacttttgtcagcgttcgtaaacttcatgggtacttttggtagtttttcctaATATATAACATCTATAATTACATACAACTAACATCTAAAGattaaattcatgtttattagatattacatccatatacatatcattttttagttattattattttaatattttttatttaatattcatatgtatgtttatttattgattttaatatgacgaattaataattatttttaaaaatttattttttaatttttgtttatattttatttttattttttattttttaatagtctaTATGTAAAATATGAATTGTATAGTAGAAGTtgttacaattttttattttgacc includes:
- the LOC107609506 gene encoding uncharacterized protein LOC107609506; translation: MDLPQFRTEFLPRNLNPSSSPYLQFPPLGPFSNPFRNSPNLKFRTQKCFPVVSFSEGHKQIAKFPFSGQNPLDSTQHNACTRDVRSYAGRSKKKGGGSSGGRIEGGAELRRRIRRSARAKNKKRAESLFYRLKNPRGGNYADNVSEELLQQIGQGYDRMVRFMEKDDPNIRHPYDWYKYGQYGPYSWRGVVVGEPIIGRFTDERVTLMTEVRDHEEWEEIEKAEMAADFGKKVKQLDQSKLRYFWVFIRHPKWRLSELPWQQWTLVCEVVLEAGKQRLDKWNLMGRLGSKARSLIGQCAAWMRPDIIYVKKPVFQCRFEPQDNFFKPLIPLLDPKTEQDFLFELENDDGTVDTCTYFGGLCKIVKISQKAFVDDVVNAYQKLSDEKKSKCLEFLLGNHPVELLHPYTKEWKAKLEEEELGCDAPEDDDDNHAFAGDPNETEVLDWIEDEDSDDDDEEEDEEEEEEEEDEEDDEYDDEFMDMEKSEDGKFHAMEDDTLIDEDENEEDWDEEFEKATKSADAMENLAKKSVEFTTNLYKKQLKMMEGQEESEQSADGDETFLRGKRAKVKPEEWKYIGVGPFRKRIKKSKLPPEMFLQAAIRPFTYRNLVKEIVLTRHAILDGEIGRKD